DNA sequence from the Salvia splendens isolate huo1 chromosome 19, SspV2, whole genome shotgun sequence genome:
tccgtcccccaaaattcgtcaccatttgacccggcaagggttttaataaatgtaatagaaagtgagttgaaaaagttggtggcatgtgagtcctacttttatatattagttttataataaaatgtgagtgtgaatgagttagtggaatgtagggtccactacaaaaaatggtaaaagtgaaaggtgacaaatttttagggacggacaaaaaaggaaataggtgacaaattttcagggacggaggagtatcaaatttagggtttagaaacacaatgtcaatatagtgtatgaaatacatcaacacaaagacatacaagcattgtattgacatattatatgctgtgtattgatataaaactgttaacgaaatttatgaaaattttcaattttttttttcaaaatttgacatCGAAAGAtttgcaagtgagatctcgttagaatctttacgaaattatatttaattttatatatgttttgcgaaaaataatttaaataaagatagttatatgcgttttaaagtaaTGTGATATTTTTGCAGAAGTtatttacaactaatttgttgtaaattgaccttaatacccttattgacgttttttttgtgatcgtattgacattcagGGGCTGATAATCTAGGCCATTGATTtaaatatctaatgactattatttaattattgttagcaattaagtattgagttagcaatattaTATCCCTCTATTAGATATTATGAACCAAATTCTGAGTTTTGGCCTGTATATTATTTGACAATTACGACTTATGGGGCCTTGAATATGATCACCGCTTCATTGCTTTCAACTTAACAATTTGAGCTCAAAAGGCCCTATACTTAAATGGGCCTAATAAACCACTAGGGTTTCCTTTTCAAGATATGCGTGAATGTATATATATTCAGATCTGCAAAACCATTCTACTATCACCGCCCCCTTTTGATTActgatttttttcttatgaCAAATTTTGTGTTCAATTTGGCTGTGATTGGAATTTAGAGAATGTCATGCACCACTCTGATCTAGTGATGATAATCTCTCAACCCATACAATTTCTGAGCCTCATTCTATTCTATTTTCAATCGAATTTTCTGATCTGTTTGTTTTTTCCTTAATTGATTCATGTTTTGGAAAATTGATTTGGGGCCAAATGATGCGATCTTTCTTCTAAAAGAAAGTTCAAACCATGATGCGGACCGTACATCAGCTTAATGCTTCTGGGGATATACTTTGGTCTCTGATGGTTCTCCTTCCTATGCTTTACATATTTTTTGCAATTTGTTCAAATTGAATTCGAATTTGATTCTCGATCGGTATATTCGCGACGTTTTATTGAAAATTGAGGCGAACAATTATTGATGTTCGTATAACTCAGTGTGATTCTTCGCTGGAGAAAGCTTTAGCCGTTGTTGAGATTGCCGGCCGCGTCGGCGATTTCCGAAGGCGAGGGTTGTCATATCCTATCGCCTTGGGTAGCGGGTTTCCGCCATTATCTCTTGGAATTGGCCATGAGAAAAACATTCATTCTTAAATTGTTCCCTTTTTACACTTCCATTTTCGATTTATTAATGGCCAGTGATGAAATCTGTTGTCAAATTACACCATCTTTCGGGACTGATTTTTCCTTGATGATATTCTGCAATTCTGAGGctgtttttaaatattttaatattaattttacattaattttGTAGCAgtaaatcatattttattagATCGTCCGGACGAGGCGATGGACTAGTGCCACTGCAGGCCGACGGATGACCGTGCCCGATGGTCGCGTGCAcgcttttttcatttttttgattttttcactTTCTATATATACTCTCACATTTTACATTTCATTTACACCATTCTCTCGTCTAATCTCTTCTCTTTTTCGCTTTATCTAAAATGAATCCGGCGCATTTCCCAAACCCGGTCCATTAAAAATCTCTCATTTCTATTAGAAATGAAACTTAATTCCTTATTAGTTTAATCCATTATAAATTAATCTTTCCAAAAGTGGTAACATTTCTATTTCTAATTTTTCATCTCAATTACTTTTTACTCTTTCCTCGTCAACTCATAAAGCAATACTAACATTTGTGTCGATTCTTAAATGTaaatgggacggaggagtatttattatctaagctaaaattaaatttaaaattgaaatggtGGATACTAATCCCGGCACTAGTTTGCCCATTACAGGGGAAGGGCTGGACTAATAAATGGTGATGTGGAGGCCTTTGCATCATTGATTATGCtcttatttgtttttctattgTGTTCGAACTGCTAATAGTggaaaatttgttattttattatgttAACCTAATTCTTGACGTGGTTGTTAACCTAATTCTTGAAGTAATTATTACTCCATCGGTTCTTTGTTTATAAAGATATTTCTTTTCGGCGCTCAATATATGAATATTGTGTTAAATGGATAGTGAATTTAATAAGTAAGAATAAGGTATAAgtgcatctccagtgggcggacatccactaggacatctactaggatattccaaaaacacctcttgccacgtcactaggactttccatcccactgccacgtcactaggacatccccttctatgtccgcccttcccactaggacatctcgcaattaaaaaaaatcatacatttacaaataaaataatttacatttacggaaataaaatttgacgtcAACTCCTCTGAGTCCAAACCTCATACATTATTCGAAAAAattacgggaaaaattaacaactttatcggaaaaattaacaacttcatcggaaaaaacatacatgattcgaaaaaaaaaattgcatactaataaaaaaaaacttcatacattatcacgtcaacccgtccgagtccaaacctcttcgatgatatcctgttgaagtcgaacatgggcatctgtttgccgcatgttggcaaatgcacgcagccgcgcgacctctccatgaggtacccccatattcacattcgcggtggccacgccgtgacttggacctgcacccgtatcatcttcgttggtccactgagtcagttccgcagcttaattttcgacaatcatgttgtgcattatgatatacatgcgtacatgatatcgccgatgttgggaatataccactgccgtgcaggacccttcacaaccgcccaccgactctggagcacaccaaatgcccgctccacatccttgcgcgctgcttcctgacggctcaaagtatgtcttcttttgtccgagcggatgcttgattgacttcacaaagacgggccagtttgggtatatcccatccgccaaatagtaccccatattatgctggttgccgttggcgacgaaactgatggcgggaccaacgccattgcactgagcgttgaacaggggcgacgactggagaacgttgatgtcgttgttggacccggcgactccaaaataagaatgccatatccacaaccggtagtcagctacagcttcaaggatcatcgtgggatgcttggctttgaagccggtagtgtacatccccttccaggcggcggggcagttcttccactcccaatgcatacaatctatgctgcccaacatcccagggaacccgtgcaccgacccatgcatatctatcagcatctggcagtcttcggggctcggactccgaagataccgctccccgaatatcgctctcacgcccgcgcaaaaattctgcagacactcgacggctgtcgactcgccaatgtggaggtactcgtcaaacatgtcggccgcgcctccatacgccagttgtctgattgcgacagtgcacttctgcaagggcgtgagtccgggtttgccagctgcatcctctctgatcctaaaatacaggtatcttctctctaaagcacccacgatgtgcagaaacagcggacgatgtatcctaaagcgtcgccggaataaggcttccccaaaacgcggttgcggagcgaagtagtccgcatacaaccgaatatgtgcagcaatgtggacacggggtacttgagttcgacgatggatcggccgaggtaccgccgcctgctgccgccgctgcaaccTCTGTTGTAGCAGCCTCTCTATCGCACCTTCAACAGCGACCTTCAACTCATTCTTGCTATCACattcactagacattctagatatacttgaaattagagatgtagagagagtaacttgttaacacaagtggtgcgaatgaaataaaattagacgagccgtatatatagagtttaaaaaaaaaaataaaaaacaggacgtccgactggacgccacaatggcggacgtccgcccgcccgtcgcgccgacgtccgaggacacccgacgtcctcacgggacgtccgtatccgaccctaaacgccacaatgacggacgtcccggtcgcccgtcgcgacgtccgaccggacgtccgccattggagatgctctaagagaaaGTTAGTACTAGTACTTTTCGGTACTAGTACTAGTTTCGATTCATGTTTTTGGAAGACTTACAGTAGAAATGCAAAAGATTTAGATATTGATTAAGTAATTTGAATTATGAattcataaactgaaaattttTAATCTACACAAACATTTTGAATTCTGTAAACATGTTATCAAATTTCTCAaaatgtgtttattttttaatttaatacaaaTCAGAAATTAGATATTCATTGTCATCATGTACATAAACTGTTTGAGTTATTGTATTAGATTTAGActaattttattcaaatataGAGATAAACTGTATATATGAACAATATTCATTTTTGGCATGCATCTTTCATCTGTCTTAATCAATACCTAGGTCAACACTtctaaataattgaaaattgatgaaattttaattaagaTGGATCCACATAATTTGGTAACAATTGCTGTGTCAGAAGAGATTGCGAAGTTAAATTATGAATTCGCCATGTGCATATTCAAAGCACGGTTGCTGAAGaatctttgaattttttttttggaattgaCTTCTCCAATTGGATGGAAATTTACGAGCTCAGCCAATGAGAATGCACACAAACTGTTAGATGAAATTACTCTTCTTATAAACCAAAACACATCTCACTCACAGCATCACCTCAAATCTCAATCCTATTCGACTGAAAACATGGCAGCTTCCAACGACGGTGGCAACAAATACCGATCCTACTTGACCCCAGAGGATCTCAAGACCACCCAATGGAGAGCTGGACCTCCCGATTACACCGTCATCGATAAGTTCTTCGAAGAGGGCAGAACCAATGTATGCTTATTTGAAACCATAGCCCTCCTTTTCTTACATTcaagattgattttttttcatcaatttcGCAGGTATGGCCAGCTGGATCCTTGGAAGAGTATGTTCAGCATCTTGTCAAGACATGGGAGATGGAGTTGGTACATAAGGCAAATCCAGATCAATACAAAACGCTTGATCCCAAAAAATTTGTTCTTGGCATCAATGGTATATGCATTTCTTATGCTCTTCATGCTAGAAAAATGATTTCTTTTTGTGTAATTTTGTTAATTGATTGTTTAATTCCTAGTGTAGGATTGATCTATGTTTCGTGTAGATAATCGTAGTATATCGGATTTCCCCAAACTGAATTTTGGCGAGTGAGAAATGATATGTCTAGTAAAAGTGGAAGTAAATTGTAGGGAAGAAGTATTTCACTTTGGAGGAAACTGGGAAGATTGGGGGAAGCTACAATGTGTTTCTCCAGACATCACTGCCACCGAAATTGAGGTTCTACGACCCTGATCAGGAGACGTATGAGTCATCCCAGACTGCGTTCAGGCAAGTTTTCCCACGAGGGTTCGCCCTTGAAGTCGTCCAAGTTTACTCGTGGCCTCCTGTGATTGCATACAAGTATAGGCACTGGGGTTACATGGAGGGATCTTACAAAGACCTCCCTCCAACTGGGGAGTTGATTGAGATGTTTGGAATGGCCATTTTCGAGGTAGGAATGATCTTATCATTTCTTTGTATGTTGTTTATGTGATGTTGTGAGATCTAAGGTTGTTGGCAATTGTACAATTTTCAAACAGTTGAATGAAGAATCGAAGATTGTGAAGGTCGAGTTCTTCCATGACCGGGGTGAACTGTTGGCGGGCCTCCTTAAGGCCAAACCTTCGGAGGGTGTTGCAACACCCTCCGGCTGCCCCTTCATGGCTTGAGGAGAAAAATGATGTGTTGCTTTTTTTATGGATTGAATTTGGAAATATGTAGGGAATGTGTACGTGTGTTTGCTTTTGAATAAATTTGTCAATCAGGATTAGTCTTGTATTCTTCAATTTGGAAATGAAAATCTTTGTCTTGCATATTTGAAGTTTTCTTCATTCTGGCTAGAATTGGATTGCTATGTATTTGGCTAATTTTATCAGTTGTTTTAGACTTCGgttgtaatttattttcaccAAGTATCGCAAATATGCATGCATCCAACATTGTCCAACACACATTTTTGCATTTAACTCTTAAGATTAATTTTTATGGACTGTAGTGGGTAGCATTAGAAAAGTAGTTAACTAATTGAATTAAGAAAGGAAGTTTTAGTGCGACATGTTTAGATAATGAATTTGAGTTTGACGATTTGCAATTTGCAATTTGATTCTTCTGCTAACCGAGAATTATTTGCTCTAAAAATTTACCCCAAAGAAAAATTGAGTTTTAAAACCTTTTCATATTCACCGGTCAAATTATTccaaaatataaatagaagaaaattaTCTCTCTTTGACTACAATCTTTTTTTACGGTGCAGACTTAGAATACTATCTATCGAGTTTGAAAGTGAAAGCATTTCTGAATAATTATgtgtattagagcatccacaaccgtgctcttgccagcggcacggttgtgggcccgggcggtactattcatgcctgctctctggcaagagcacaatacccacaactgtgctcttccgcaaggacgagcacaattaatataaaattcaattaaacaaaaacatttccataatattaaaattcatttaaaaaccacaataaatattacaaattacaaataaaattaaaaattacataattaaaatcctaaaaattaaaaattacataattaaaatcctaaaaattaaaaattacataattaaactcctaaaaattaaaaattacataattaaactcataaaaattgagatttagagagttgtttagtatagtgtcattttttgtgtttgaaatgagagtatttatagatgaaagtatgaattttggggtaaaaataatgaaaaaaaataaattaaaagtgtggaaaaaatggatatattttattaggaagtgagaaaatattttttttattaattttgaatttttcagattttttcgattttattaaaaaaataataataaaaaatgataaatcaacgggccaatcagaagctgccacgtcgccacctcgtgctcttgccgctggcacggacgtgctttTAGCTAAGAGCACCACCCTGCCAGCGGCAGGGCGCATCAACGGACGAGCtccgtccttgccagcggcaaggacggcgGTGAGCATgctgctcaccgctgcggatggtCTTAGGTTTGAAAACTGAAAGCATTTCTTGAAAAATTATGAAAGTGAAAGCATTTCTGAATAATTATGTGTATTGGGTTTGAAAACTGAAAGCATTTCTTGAAAAATTATATCAACCTCAGTTCTATACTATCGAGTTTGCGAATTCTTCGCGTTTCTTGAAAAAACAGTCCAAGGTAGTATAATACTGTATATACGAGgactctattttattttcttacatattatactaatattttcaaGTTTGACGTAAAAGcttaaagaaaataacccaCTATTGCTTGACTGAAAATGTATTTAGCAAATACAAATTCAATAGTAATTGCACCTGTTAAAATAGGTAAGTACatgctatttttttaattactacaATCCAAATTAAACTTTAAGCGTACAATGAAgtcttattttaaaaaaattacaaatgcAATTCGTATTTTGTCGTTCACTTAGACCAAATTAAAATTGTAGGCTATATAGATTAAGCTGATTTTTAAAACCAATAATATGCATAGAAACAAGTCCATGAAATCTTCTTTAAATGATAAACAATCAAGGAAAATTCTTTTAAGTTGTCAGAAAATTGAGTTCtgtgtaataaataatattgaTAAATACAAGCTTTATTTACTAATAcgtttataatttaaaaaatccttATAAAATCATAGACgcattatataatttataactaACTATATATAGTCCATACTTGCAACGTATTTCAGTTTAATTATACCCTTAACgttgatttatttattacacaaaaCTAGAATCTTTGAGTAATTGTCTAATTGTAAACATTATAACACTAACTAAAAATAATGAGCAATCACCCTAAACAGTTCAATATGAGTAGAGCCGAGAAATtatttctttatatatatatatatatatatatatatatttctatGAATTGTTGGTGTGTTAGAACATtagaataatttatttattttgcattaGATTGGTTAACCATacttaatacacaaaatttAACCTTTGTTGCAATGAATAAGCAAAATTTCGAATTGACTCTTGCAATTGGATGGAAATTTCCGAGTGTGTTTCTCCTTATAAATGGCGTTGCATCCCAATCCTTTCAACCAAACACATCTCACTTATAGCATGGCAACTTCCAACGTTGGTGGCAATAAATACCGGTCCTGCTTGACCCCGGAGGATATCGAGACCACCGAATGGATAGCCGGACCTCCCGATTACAACATCATCGATAAGTTCATCGAAGAGGGGAGAACCAAAGTATGCTTACATGAAACCATATATAACCCTTCTTTTCTTACATTCaagattgatttttttaatcaatttgcAGGTATGGCCAGCTGGATCCTTGGAAGAGTATGTTCAGAATCTTGTCAAGACATGGGAAATGGAGTTGGTACATAAGGCCAATCCAGATCAATACAAAACACTTGATCACAAAAATGTGTTCTTGGCGTCAATGGTAcatgcattttctttttatctgATTTTGTGGTGCTTGATTTTTTAATTCCTAGGATTGATCTATATTTCGTGTAGATAATTGTTGTATATCTATTTTTACCAAACTGATTTTCGGTGAGTGAGATGCTTTGTATTTTGAGACAGACATGTCAATCTATGAGCATAGGCATATTCACATACAAGACCCTACCAACtcattttttttgctttttataTTGTTGAATTGTATAAATTGCTTGAAAGGTGTCACTATCCCTTGCTATGCTTACGTTACTTAATACCTAATTAGTAGTCAAGATAGAGGGACTGAAATCGTATAAGAAAGAAATACAAATTATTCCACCCGTCCTCTATCATGCACGAGTCAcagtttttcattttgatccgtcttattaattgtctcattttAGTTTTACTACTTTTGAATGGACTTCACAttacactaactcattccactcattttattataatattaatatataaaatagaacCCATATATCACTAACGTTTTCAACCaatttcttttacattttttttaaactgaTAGGAATTAATATGAGATTAATTCCTATTGAatatattatatgaaaagaGAGCACAAAGGGAGGAAAATATCGTAGATTGGCGGTTTCTCCAAGAGGGAGAATCGAAGGAGAGAACgagattaataatttaattcttcattctgcttaataataataaaagactccacacatttataatatgtgtggtacaaaaagatctcctataaactaggaaagtaaatcaaaagcaaatcaaatcctaaccactatggaaagtaaataaaattataacaattaaataatactaaaacataaataaactaaataaatatacggaGAAAATAGCAACTCCCTTCCGGAATAAATAGAATATCAGTTCCTATCAAAAACCCATACCAAAACAAAATGGGTCACATGTTGGAGGACAGAAGGCATAATAAAGTAACTTGGCAACAAAAGATGGGTCTGAGATATAAGAAACAAATGTTAAAACGTAATTTTTTTGTCCTATATTATATTTtgatataagaaaaaaaaactcaaaaaaagTCGTACTAGTAAATTGCAGGCAAGAAGTGTATGAGTTTGGAGGAAGTTGGGAAGATTGGAGGCTACAATTTATTTCTCCAAACATCACTGCCACCAAAACTGAGGGTGTACGACCCCGATCAGGAGACGAACGAGTCATCCATGGCTGCATTCAGGCAAGTTTTCCCTCGAGGATTCGCCCTTGAAGTCGTTCAAGTTTACTCGGGGCCTCCTGTGATTGCATACAAGTATAGGCACTGGGGTTACATGGAGGGATCTTACAAAGACATCCCTCCAACAGGGGAGTTGATTGAGGTGTTTGGAATAGCCATTTTTGAGGTTAGGAATTATCTTAtcatttctttatattttttgtatgtgtTGTTGACAATTGTACAAATTCCAAACAGTTGAATGAAGAATCAAAGATTGTGAAGGTTGAGATCTTCCATGACCGCAGTGAACTGCTGGCGGGCCTCATCAAGGCCGAACCTGCAACGCCCTCCGGCTGCCCCGTCATGGCTTGAACATGAGAGTAAGAAGGAAGTGATCTGTTTGCTGTTTGGTTTTGTAAGATATGTAGGGAATGTCTTTGTGTGTTTGCTATTGAATAAATTTGTCAATCAAGATTAGTGTTGTATTCTTCAATTTGAAATAAGAGATATGTATCATGTTCGATATGTTTTTATCCTTCCACCTTTCTCATTTAGTGGAATACTAATGTTGGTAGTAATCTTCAATTTCACTAATATATTCTACTCATATTTTTGTAGtataattaatagtagtactcaaattcaactaaatatttttgtagtataattaatagtagtactcaaattcaactaaatatttttgtagtataattaatagtagtactcAAATTCAACTAAAATTTTCTTTCAACTTCTctttacaattttttaaaactcataaATAATCAAAGTTGAATATTTACTAGAGGAACGAGGGAAAACATAAAATCTCCGAttgaagaaaacacaacaacaatattttaaaaattaagggCAACAATCGCCCAAAAAATTAGGAAAGACATATTTTTGTAAAATTCCATGCAGCTGCAATAGGAATATCATTCACAATATATCATTTATATAATATGGCCGATCCACTACTTATTACCTTGCAGTTAATAAGAAATCCAAATCAAACGTTACacaaagaaaataaatgatACAAATAATCTCATAAACAGCATGCCCTAAACGAATCAAAATCACTCTCTATTTAAACCCTAAATCACCAccaaaataaatcaaatcacCACCATGAAAACCCTCCTCTCCATCTTCTTCGTCATCGTCATCGTCGTCGCCCTCCTCCGCCCCTCCCTCGCAGACAAACAAACCGACGATCTAATCAACAAAGTGTGCTACTACGCCGGGGACGACTCCTTCTGCCAAGGCATCCTACACAAGAACCTCCCCCCGCCGCCCGTGGACCTTGCCGGCCTGACGAGGCTGACGCTGAACCTCACTCTGAGCTTTACGAAAGAGACGCTGGCGTTGGTCGAGaaggcggaggcggacgagaAGAGGCTCGGGGTGAGGCAGCGCTACTATTGGTGCCGGATTGGTTACATAAAAGTGCTGAGCAATGTGCAGACGGCGGAGTACAATGCGAGGAGAAGCGAGTTTGATTCGATGGTGACGACGCTGGGGCTGTGTAGTGAGCCGATTAAGCAGTGCCAGAGGAACGTGGCTGGGCTGCTGCCGGCGTTGAAGGAGAAGAGTAGGATGATGTTGGTTCTTATTGAGATGGGATCTAATGCGGGGACCTATTTGTAGATGTTTTGTTGaggaatttatttaataatttatggGAACATGCCAATTGGATATAAATTAAATGAATGATCGTGGATTTATGTTATATTGCaaattaacaatttttttttattttggttaacTTCCTAAATTTATGGGAATACAAGTATAACAATGTCGAATCTGTGGAGTGTTGGAGCTATTCGATTGGGCCTTGTTCATCTCTCTCTGGGCGTCGGCCTAAATGTGGCCCAATGACTGATTCAAGCCCGCTTCGCCCTGTGTGCTCTTGATGGCTGCCATCTGGCACCTCCACGTAGATCTTGTCGCTCGGCCGTTGGATGTCAAGTCTGTTTGTTGTGTGAGGGCTTAACCTATTTAAGCTCttcatcccacaataagagtcacatttttccatttccgtctatcccacaataagagtcacatttcactttatcataaatggtaagtacgtcacacattccactaactcacatatatcacattatattataaaaccaatataaaaaaatggaactcatattccactaactttttcaaccaaaattctttacatttcttaaactccTGTCCACAATAAAGGTGACTCctattatgggacgggggagtattagttttatataataaaatgtgagtgtgaatgtgTTATTAGAATACAAAGTCTactacaaaaaatgataaaaaaatgaaatgtgacaaatatTATGGGACGAACAGAAATGAGAAAATGCAACAGACTTTCTAAAATggatatagtagtatatatgaattttaattataatgatTTGTTCTACTTTTTTTGTTACaatcaataaattttaaaagatgtattaatgtatatttatatattaatggaAAATTCGCAAAGTATGAGAGTCATATAGAAAAATAATTGGAAGAAATGTTAATGGGTAATATAATGTAGGGTGAAAAGATTTTTAAAATGAGAAATTAAACTAATTTTGTAGGACATGTTAAATAGACAACAAtgattaatttttatgaaaaaaaaagtttatagCAAAATTTACAACTAATCGTCATATATTTATCCGCTGCGTCAGCTATCAATCGTTAATCTAGTAGCAAACTTGCAATGGTCCAATAATGACCCCTTTAtgcattatttttcctttttctcttttattccTAAAGGAGCTTTTAATCTTAATCGTGTCCatgataattaaattcatagttccattaaaaaaaaatgaaggaattgatgaagtacgtactaaacaagccagcacaaagcccaagaaagagtatcag
Encoded proteins:
- the LOC121778756 gene encoding pathogen-related protein-like yields the protein MAASNDGGNKYRSYLTPEDLKTTQWRAGPPDYTVIDKFFEEGRTNVWPAGSLEEYVQHLVKTWEMELVHKANPDQYKTLDPKKFVLGINGKKYFTLEETGKIGGSYNVFLQTSLPPKLRFYDPDQETYESSQTAFRQVFPRGFALEVVQVYSWPPVIAYKYRHWGYMEGSYKDLPPTGELIEMFGMAIFELNEESKIVKVEFFHDRGELLAGLLKAKPSEGVATPSGCPFMA
- the LOC121780167 gene encoding uncharacterized protein LOC121780167; its protein translation is MKTLLSIFFVIVIVVALLRPSLADKQTDDLINKVCYYAGDDSFCQGILHKNLPPPPVDLAGLTRLTLNLTLSFTKETLALVEKAEADEKRLGVRQRYYWCRIGYIKVLSNVQTAEYNARRSEFDSMVTTLGLCSEPIKQCQRNVAGLLPALKEKSRMMLVLIEMGSNAGTYL